In a single window of the Bacillus mycoides genome:
- the pflA gene encoding pyruvate formate-lyase-activating protein has product MVKGRIHSVESCGTVDGPGIRYVIFTQGCLLRCQYCHNADTWEIGKGKEITVEEVMQDVTCYLPFIEASGGGITVSGGEPLLQLDFLTQLFKKCKEAGIHTTIDSSGGCYSEEPEFQNKLDILMEYTDLVLLDLKHIDSKKHRKLTGKPNEHILQFARYLSDRKKPIWVRHVLVPGVTDGEEDLQKLSNFIQSLSNVKKVEVLPYHKLGVYKWEALGHKYPLADVNPPTEENVEHAKHILQAV; this is encoded by the coding sequence ATGGTAAAAGGAAGAATACATTCTGTAGAGTCTTGTGGTACTGTTGATGGCCCAGGGATTCGTTATGTCATATTTACACAAGGGTGTTTATTACGTTGTCAATATTGTCATAATGCTGATACATGGGAAATCGGTAAAGGTAAAGAAATAACAGTTGAAGAAGTGATGCAGGATGTGACATGTTACCTTCCATTTATTGAAGCTTCTGGAGGCGGTATAACAGTTAGCGGTGGAGAGCCACTATTACAGCTAGACTTCTTAACCCAGTTGTTTAAAAAGTGCAAAGAAGCTGGTATCCATACAACAATCGATTCTTCTGGCGGTTGTTATTCTGAAGAACCAGAATTCCAAAATAAGCTAGATATTTTAATGGAGTATACAGATTTAGTTTTATTGGATTTGAAGCATATTGATTCAAAGAAACATCGTAAATTAACAGGGAAACCAAATGAACACATTTTACAATTTGCTCGTTATTTATCGGATAGAAAGAAACCAATTTGGGTAAGACATGTATTGGTTCCCGGTGTTACCGATGGTGAAGAGGATTTGCAAAAATTATCAAACTTTATTCAAAGTCTATCTAATGTTAAGAAAGTGGAAGTGCTGCCATATCATAAGCTCGGTGTTTATAAATGGGAGGCACTTGGACATAAGTATCCACTTGCGGATGTGAATCCACCGACAGAAGAAAATGTTGAACATGCAAAACATATTTTACAAGCAGTCTAA
- a CDS encoding YfhE family protein, whose amino-acid sequence MDKKKRDKAKNTLSSTQEVLYQREFRKADRAAGYRSKSI is encoded by the coding sequence ATGGATAAAAAGAAACGTGATAAAGCAAAAAACACATTATCTAGTACACAAGAAGTTCTCTATCAGCGAGAATTTCGAAAAGCAGATCGTGCAGCGGGCTATCGCTCAAAAAGTATTTAA
- a CDS encoding diglucosyl diacylglycerol synthase yields the protein MIKNPKVLILTAHYGNGHVQVAKTLEQTFRQKGIEDVIVCDLFGESHPVITDITKYLYLKSYTVGKELYRLFYYGVEKIYDKKIASWYANFGRKRLKTLLQVEKPDIVINTFPIIAVPELKKQIGISIPVYNVLTDFCVHKIWIHREVDRYFVATDHVKKVMVDIGVPAEQIVETGIPIRSSFELKINPAIIYNKYQLCKDKKMLLIVAGAHGVLGSVKELCQSFMSVPNLQVVVVCGKNEALKQDLMELQEQGSDALKVFGYVENIDELFRVTSCMITKPGGITLSEAAALQVPVILYKPVPGQENENALYFEKKGAAVVIRDDSEVFAKTEALLQDDMKLLQMKEAMKSIYRPEPAGHIVDTILAENHAEPNHIPIKSPVLAESFT from the coding sequence TTGATAAAAAACCCCAAGGTTTTAATATTAACTGCACATTACGGTAACGGTCATGTGCAAGTGGCAAAAACATTAGAACAAACATTTCGCCAAAAAGGAATCGAAGATGTAATTGTATGCGACTTGTTTGGAGAATCACATCCAGTTATAACCGATATTACAAAATATTTATATTTAAAAAGCTATACGGTAGGAAAAGAATTATATCGTTTGTTTTATTATGGTGTAGAGAAAATTTATGATAAAAAAATAGCATCTTGGTATGCGAATTTTGGGAGAAAGCGTTTGAAGACGCTATTACAGGTGGAGAAACCGGATATTGTTATTAATACCTTTCCAATCATCGCTGTACCAGAATTGAAAAAGCAAATAGGTATTTCTATTCCTGTTTATAACGTATTAACGGATTTTTGCGTGCATAAAATATGGATCCATCGAGAAGTAGATCGTTATTTTGTAGCAACCGATCATGTGAAAAAAGTGATGGTTGATATCGGTGTACCTGCAGAACAAATTGTTGAAACAGGGATTCCGATTCGTAGCAGTTTTGAGCTAAAGATAAATCCAGCAATTATATATAATAAATATCAGTTATGTAAGGATAAAAAGATGTTACTAATTGTAGCAGGTGCTCATGGTGTGCTAGGGAGTGTAAAAGAGCTATGCCAGTCATTTATGTCAGTACCAAACTTACAAGTAGTTGTCGTTTGTGGGAAAAACGAAGCTTTAAAGCAGGATTTAATGGAACTACAGGAACAAGGTTCTGATGCTTTAAAAGTATTTGGTTATGTTGAAAACATTGATGAATTGTTCCGTGTTACTTCTTGTATGATTACGAAGCCAGGTGGTATTACATTAAGCGAAGCAGCTGCATTACAAGTACCTGTCATTTTATATAAACCTGTCCCAGGACAAGAGAATGAAAATGCGTTGTATTTTGAAAAAAAAGGGGCTGCAGTTGTAATTCGTGATGATAGTGAAGTTTTTGCAAAAACAGAGGCGTTATTACAAGATGATATGAAGCTTCTTCAGATGAAAGAAGCAATGAAAAGTATTTATCGTCCTGAGCCAGCTGGTCATATTGTGGATACAATTTTGGCAGAAAATCATGCAGAGCCGAATCATATACCTATTAAATCACCAGTTCTTGCCGAATCTTTTACTTAA